From a region of the Epinephelus fuscoguttatus linkage group LG21, E.fuscoguttatus.final_Chr_v1 genome:
- the psme1 gene encoding proteasome activator complex subunit 1 translates to MAFHDPASKKQVDDFCVKLTKEAEQLVSVFFPQKIEELQKLLQTSFSRSDLEFLRAPLDIPIPDPVKEEAKRKKKEEKEAKKGKEDKDSDKEDEDSGPPCGPISSNEHVESLLQVVKPEIQTLKEKLNTVSMWVQLQIPKIEDGNNFGVAVQEKVFELLTNTRTKIEGFQTQIAKYFSERGDAIAKAAKQSHVGDYRQLVHELDQVQYMELRLVVLEIRNTYAVLFDIITKNYDKIKKPRGDGKALIY, encoded by the exons ATGGCTTTTCACGATCCTGCCTCAAAGAAACAG GTGGACGACTTCTGCGTAAAGCTCACCAAGGAG GCAGAGCAGCTGGTTTCTGTATTTTTCCCTCAGAAGATTGAAGAGCTGCAGAAGCTGTTGCAG aCATCTTTCAGCCGCAGTGACCTGGAATTTCTGAGGGCTCCACTAGACATCCCAATACCAGACCCAGTAAAAGAGGAGGCCAAGCgcaagaagaaagaggag AAGGAGGCGAAGAAGGGGAAGGAAGACAAGGACAGCGATAAAGAGGACGAAGATTCAG GGCCTCCTTGTGGTCCCATCTCCAGCAACGAACATGTGGAAAGTCTCCTACAGGTGGTAAAGCCTGAGATCCAGACACTGAAAGAGAAGCTCAACACG GTGTCAATGTGGGTGCAGCTCCAAATCCCTAAAATTGAAGATGGGAACAACTTTGGAGTGGCTGTACAG GAAAAAGTGTTTGAGCTGCTGACCAACACACGCACCAAGATCGAGGGCTTCCAAACGCAGATCGCAAA ATATTTCAGCGAGAGAGGTGATGCTATAGCCAAAGCTGCCAAACAGTCCCACGTG GGAGACTACAGACAGCTGGTTCATGAGCTGGACCAGGTCCAGTACATGGAGCTCCGCCTTGTGGTCCTGGAAATCCGTAACACATAT GCTGTGTTGTTTGACATCATTACTAAGAACTATGACAAGATTAAGAAGCCCAGAGGAGACGGCAAGGCTCTCATCTACTGA
- the LOC125881827 gene encoding fat storage-inducing transmembrane protein 1 codes for MKLQNVSSRGQTEQINMDLKTGNSSNGSTPEINLQKLHKMAAEVILLGKFILRLLNAALVLVTNLLARILGSDLVRRHFHLMLSALVLFGPVLSFWVSKYSIFANSNHYLYRKFLRSTWGWTCIFTASFILLLSISACRSLSLLLRHLSRIGVAGLLWWGCQRLLNLLDDATGTCYEPMTPPQDIQDAASSVQPLLLLHEDQTKASCLKAHMVWRGYEVSQDVLIICLCCLLLVEEMSVFGLYLAQTKPLQRSPGTPLRFIFLLCVALLAVWMFLLLCLLAHFPKFPSQQLGGALGYLGWRGLYQGWYRLKTSWGCPGLPRDGLFTTTDIDK; via the exons ATGAAACTACAAAACGTATCATCAAGAGGACAAACGGAGCAGATAAACATGGATCTAAAGACTGGAAACTCCTCAAATGGCTCCACACCAGAGATCAACTTGCAGAAGCTACACAAGATGGCTGCAGAGGTGATTCTGCTGGGAAAATTCATCCTCAGGCTGCTGAATGCTGCTCTGGTGTTAGTTACAAACTTACTGGCCAGGATTTTAGGAAGTGACCTGGTCAGACGACATTTCCACCTGATGCTGTCTGCTTTGGTTCTGTTTGGTCCTGTGCTGAGTTTCTGGGTGTCGAAGTACAGCATCTTCGCTAACAGCAACCACTACCTGTACAG GAAGTTCCTTAGATCCACTTGGGGTTGGACCTGTATATTCACAGCttccttcatcctcctcctctccatctcagCCTGTCGctccctgtctctcctcctccgccaCCTCTCTAGGATAGGGGTCGCGGGGTTGCTCTGGTGGGGCTGTCAGCGTCTCCTGAACCTGCTGGATGATGCAACAGGAACCTGTTATGAACCTATGACCCCTCCCCAGGACATCCAAGATGCTGCCTCCTCGGTGCAGCCCCTGCTCCTCCTACATGAAGACCAAACCAAGGCCTCCTGCCTCAAAGCCCACATGGTGTGGAGGGGTTACGAAGTGTCCCAGGACGTCCTCATCATCTGCTTGTGTTGCCTGCTGCTTGTGGAGGAAATGTCTGTCTTTGGTCTTTATCTGGCTCAAACCAAGCCTCTGCAGAGGTCGCCCGGCACCCCTCTAAGGTTCATCTTCCTCCTGTGTGTGGCTCTGCTTGCTGTTTGGAtgttcctgctgctgtgtttgctcGCACACTTCCCTAAGTTCCCCTCCCAGCAGTTAGGAGGAGCTCTGGGCTACCTGGGATGGAGGGGACTTTATCAGGGATGGTACAGACTAAAAACAAGCTGGGGCTGTCCTGGTTTGCCCAGAGATGGACTTTTCACCACCACAGACATCGACAAGTAG